Genomic segment of Marinitoga sp. 1197:
CAGGATTATAAAAAAATAATAACAGGTGATTATATATATATAGATAAAACAAAGTATATATTAGAATTAGTAAATTCTGGAGTACCAACCTTTCTTTCAAGACCAAGAAGATTTGGAAAAAGCCTAACAATATCAACATTGTATTATTTATTCAAAGGAGAAAAAGAATTATTTAAAGATACATACATATATGACAAATGGGAATTCAAGGAATATCCAATAATTAGGATAAATTTACTTGATGTTGTAAGCGAAAATGAAAAAGAATTAAAAGAAGGATTATTAAAAATAATAAAAGATGAAGGGAAAAAATATGGTATAGAAATAAAAAACGATCACTATAAATATGCATTTGATGATTTAAT
This window contains:
- a CDS encoding AAA family ATPase: MKKLPIGVQDYKKIITGDYIYIDKTKYILELVNSGVPTFLSRPRRFGKSLTISTLYYLFKGEKELFKDTYIYDKWEFKEYPIIRINLLDVVSENEKELKEGLLKIIKDEGKKYGIEIKNDHYKYAFDDLIIELSKKGKVVILVDEYEKPILDNINNKEMAEKYRNVLRNFYVTIKSKDEYIKFVFITGITKFTKTGVFSALNNL